A stretch of the Glycine soja cultivar W05 chromosome 13, ASM419377v2, whole genome shotgun sequence genome encodes the following:
- the LOC114381786 gene encoding MLP-like protein 43: MLHTLHNLSSLVCFHFLLLLFTCFSLVFMVLAGKLSTELGVKASATKWFNLLTTQLHHVQNLCERVHETKLHDGDDWHGVGNSVKHWTYVIDGKVHTCQESIEAIDEENKTIKFMLFGGDISQHYKSFKLIFEVTDKNDGGAAVKWTLEYEKIKENIDPPHGYMDYFDKSTKEMDAYLVKA; encoded by the exons ATGCTCCATACACTTCACAATCTCTCATCCCTTGTTTGTTTCCATTTCTTGCTTCtattatttacttgtttttctCTAGTATTCATGGTGCTCGCTGGTAAACTTAGTACTGAACTTGGGGTGAAAGCATCCGCTACCAAATGGTTCAACCTCTTAACCACGCAACTTCACCATGTTCAGAACCTTTGTGAAAGAGTGCATGAAACCAAGCTGCATGATGGTGATGACTGGCACGGTGTTGGTAATTCGGTTAAACACTGGACTTATGTCATAG ACGGCAAGGTACACACATGTCAGGAGAGTATTGAAGCCATTGATGAAGAGAACAAAACAATCAAATTCATGCTCTTCGGTGGAGATATTAGTCAGCACTACAAGAGCTTTAAGCTGATCTTTGAAGTGACTGATAAGAACGATGGCGGTGCTGCTGTTAAATGGACTCTTGAATATGAGAAGATCAAAGAGAATATTGATCCTCCACATGGCTACATGGACTACTTTGACAAATCCACTAAAGAGATGGATGCTTATCTTGTCAAGGCATAG